One stretch of Micromonospora echinospora DNA includes these proteins:
- a CDS encoding prenyltransferase/squalene oxidase repeat-containing protein, producing MTTVTAEAVGKAVTAGAEALFRRRRPDGAFGDDPPASVLGTAGAVAALHAADPAGSADLVGAGTAWLRRQQHDDGGWGGVVGAGTAVVPTAVAIAALALTAPSDSAEAIAAGRARLAALGGVDTVTDPAISLLCRQLLTMAGMTAEAGPLRRLPLEIVLFDRVRRQRLSFRTAPFIGLALMQADLLPTGRLRRATLRRARPTALRLLRSIHDHEGRTGALSEDPWPAALVLLGLARSGEAPDIARAVVGWLRRAVRPDGAWDAVTNLDLTRTGYAATGLNAAGYADDPRLRATREFLHAGRKPEAFEVLDVPPGGWSYSNARGWPVTLESAEILSALAGFPGADGDPVLRDGLAWLVGRQDSRGSWSLWVRDTRLANDGPCPAITSQAILALHDAGHPGDHPAITRAAAWLLTRAAPDGTFENLWYRDHTSGTAVVVGALSRVGHARHEVVRRAARWLRDTQLPDGSWGPGDGTAGSVEETSWAVQGLLSTGDPDATGAVDRGVAWLVAAAGPDGTWPAARVCNYIRHHMRYPNAVITQALALRALGEYRRVAAARPDVAPGAVTR from the coding sequence ATGACCACTGTGACCGCCGAGGCCGTCGGGAAGGCCGTCACCGCCGGCGCCGAGGCGCTCTTCCGCCGGCGTCGCCCCGACGGCGCCTTCGGCGACGACCCGCCCGCCTCGGTGCTGGGCACCGCGGGCGCGGTGGCCGCGCTGCACGCCGCCGACCCGGCCGGCAGCGCGGACCTGGTCGGCGCCGGAACCGCGTGGCTACGCCGGCAGCAGCACGACGACGGCGGCTGGGGCGGCGTGGTGGGCGCCGGAACCGCTGTCGTGCCCACCGCCGTCGCGATCGCGGCGCTGGCCCTGACCGCGCCGTCCGACAGCGCCGAGGCGATCGCGGCGGGCCGGGCCCGGCTGGCCGCGCTGGGCGGCGTCGACACCGTCACCGACCCGGCCATCTCCCTGCTCTGCCGCCAGCTGCTCACCATGGCCGGGATGACCGCCGAGGCCGGCCCGCTGCGCCGGCTGCCACTGGAGATCGTCCTGTTCGACCGGGTACGCCGGCAGCGCCTGTCGTTCCGTACCGCGCCGTTCATCGGGCTCGCCCTGATGCAGGCGGACCTGCTGCCGACCGGCCGCCTGCGCCGGGCCACGCTGCGCCGGGCCCGGCCGACGGCGCTGCGGCTGCTGCGGTCCATCCACGACCACGAGGGCCGCACCGGCGCGCTCAGCGAGGACCCGTGGCCGGCCGCGCTGGTGCTGCTCGGCCTGGCCCGCAGCGGTGAGGCGCCGGACATCGCCCGCGCCGTCGTCGGCTGGCTGCGCCGGGCGGTACGCCCCGACGGCGCCTGGGACGCGGTCACCAACCTGGACCTGACCCGGACCGGGTACGCGGCGACCGGGCTGAACGCGGCCGGGTACGCCGACGACCCCCGGCTGCGCGCCACCCGGGAGTTCCTCCACGCCGGCCGCAAACCGGAGGCGTTCGAGGTGCTGGACGTGCCGCCGGGCGGGTGGAGCTACTCGAACGCGCGCGGCTGGCCGGTGACGCTGGAGTCCGCCGAGATCCTCTCCGCGCTGGCCGGCTTCCCCGGCGCCGACGGCGACCCGGTCCTGCGTGACGGACTGGCGTGGCTCGTCGGCCGCCAGGACAGCCGCGGCTCGTGGAGCCTGTGGGTACGCGACACCCGGCTCGCCAACGACGGCCCCTGCCCGGCCATTACCAGCCAGGCGATCCTCGCGCTGCACGACGCCGGCCACCCGGGCGACCACCCCGCGATCACCCGGGCGGCGGCCTGGCTGCTGACCCGGGCCGCGCCCGACGGCACGTTCGAGAACCTCTGGTACCGCGACCACACCTCCGGCACCGCTGTCGTGGTCGGCGCGCTGTCCCGGGTCGGGCACGCCCGGCACGAGGTGGTGCGCCGGGCGGCCCGGTGGCTGCGCGACACCCAGCTGCCCGACGGCTCGTGGGGGCCGGGCGACGGCACGGCGGGCTCGGTCGAGGAGACGTCCTGGGCGGTCCAGGGCCTGCTCTCCACCGGCGACCCGGACGCCACCGGCGCGGTGGACCGGGGCGTGGCCTGGCTGGTCGCCGCCGCCGGGCCGGACGGGACCTGGCCGGCGGCCCGGGTGTGCAACTACATCCGCCACCACATGCGCTACCCGAACGCCGTGATCACCCAGGCGCTGGCGCTGCGAGCACTCGGCGAGTACCGCCGGGTCGCCGCCGCGCGGCCGGACGTCGCGCCGGGCGCGGTGACCCGATGA
- a CDS encoding histidinol-phosphate transaminase, with protein MTPGTAVGTHPPADLSMNETPYPPLPGVRRVVTDAAAALQRYPDRTSAALVAALSQRLGVGPEAILVGPGSAGLCQHLVQSLGPRPDVVHPALSFEGYPLIIGNAGARAVPVPMDGYAHDLPAMADAVTERTRCVLLCNPNNPTGAALRRDDVEAFLDRIPADVPVIVDEAYREFVTDPRSPDGMDLYRAYDNVCVLRTFSKAYGLAALRVGYAVVPPRLTRAAALTGAVFFPSALAQAAAVASLTPEVGAELTRRCTELVAERTRLIGALRGLGLTVAPSEANFVWLPLGERAVPFADRAREAGILVMALPGAGVRITVGSPEANERLRAFVRAALADGL; from the coding sequence ATGACGCCTGGCACCGCCGTCGGGACGCACCCGCCGGCCGACCTGTCCATGAACGAGACCCCCTACCCGCCACTGCCGGGCGTCCGGCGGGTGGTCACCGACGCCGCCGCGGCGCTGCAGCGCTACCCGGACCGCACGTCGGCGGCGCTCGTGGCCGCGCTGTCGCAACGCCTCGGCGTGGGGCCGGAGGCGATCCTCGTCGGCCCCGGCTCGGCCGGGCTGTGCCAGCACCTCGTGCAGTCCCTCGGGCCCCGGCCGGACGTCGTCCACCCGGCCCTGTCGTTCGAGGGCTACCCGCTGATCATCGGCAACGCCGGGGCCCGCGCCGTGCCGGTGCCGATGGACGGGTACGCCCACGACCTGCCCGCGATGGCGGACGCGGTGACCGAGCGGACCCGCTGCGTGCTGCTGTGCAACCCGAACAACCCGACCGGGGCGGCGCTGCGCCGCGACGACGTCGAGGCGTTCCTGGACCGCATCCCGGCCGACGTACCGGTCATCGTGGACGAGGCGTACCGCGAGTTCGTCACCGACCCGCGCTCGCCGGACGGGATGGACCTGTACCGGGCGTACGACAACGTCTGCGTGCTGCGCACGTTTTCCAAGGCGTACGGGCTGGCCGCGCTGCGCGTCGGGTACGCCGTGGTGCCGCCCCGGCTCACCCGGGCCGCCGCGCTCACCGGGGCGGTGTTCTTCCCCTCCGCGCTCGCCCAGGCGGCGGCGGTGGCGAGCCTGACGCCGGAGGTGGGCGCCGAGCTGACCCGGCGGTGCACCGAGCTGGTGGCGGAGCGTACCCGCCTGATCGGCGCGCTGCGCGGCCTCGGGCTCACCGTGGCGCCCAGCGAGGCCAACTTCGTGTGGCTACCGCTGGGGGAGCGGGCCGTGCCGTTCGCCGACCGGGCCCGGGAGGCCGGCATCCTGGTCATGGCGCTGCCCGGCGCCGGGGTCCGGATCACTGTCGGTTCTCCGGAGGCGAACGAGCGGCTGCGCGCGTTCGTCCGCGCGGCGCTCGCCGACGGGCTCTGA
- a CDS encoding FAD-dependent oxidoreductase gives MTPDVVVAGAGAGGLACARALVALGLRVLVLDRQRTPASIAKGEILQPETVRILDSWGLLDALRATGARPVGRLAIRDPAGEPLLCLDYAGLPGAYRQILCADYGDLRRVLTDRLPPGARIRWGARVTDVLRDGDGRVGGVRVVADGAEQEIRAPLVVAADGMSSPLRRCAGIGVRRQEYPHGLVAFDVAGAEVAEEVSAYRTGRGLCLVYPLPGGRCRLYAQVAPDEFRGRVDLGAWCDRLLADVPAIRPLGAALRASLDRRQLLAVYRLRSARLAVPGLALAGEAAHAVHPMAAQGVNSSLGDAETLAACLAAEGGTPDPAAVDRALLAFEAARRPRLDHVATVSHNASRMITALSGLPKLLGARMMRRTAANPRLLGLTAGNLSGTDVRPLSAVDRLYQLGLLADRHAHTPPVPSESERQ, from the coding sequence ATGACCCCCGACGTGGTGGTGGCCGGCGCGGGCGCGGGGGGCCTGGCCTGCGCCCGGGCGCTCGTCGCGCTCGGCCTGCGGGTGCTGGTGCTGGACCGGCAGCGCACCCCCGCGTCGATCGCCAAGGGCGAGATCCTGCAGCCCGAAACGGTACGCATCCTCGACTCCTGGGGTCTGCTGGACGCCCTGCGGGCCACCGGCGCGCGCCCGGTCGGGCGGCTGGCCATCCGCGACCCGGCCGGCGAGCCGTTGCTCTGCCTGGACTACGCCGGGCTGCCCGGGGCGTACCGGCAGATCCTCTGCGCCGACTACGGCGACCTGCGCCGCGTGCTCACCGACCGGCTGCCCCCCGGAGCGCGCATCCGGTGGGGAGCGCGTGTCACAGACGTCCTGCGCGACGGCGACGGACGGGTCGGCGGCGTCCGGGTCGTCGCGGACGGCGCCGAGCAGGAGATCCGCGCGCCGCTGGTGGTCGCCGCCGACGGCATGTCGTCGCCACTGCGCCGCTGCGCCGGGATCGGGGTGCGGCGCCAGGAGTACCCGCACGGCCTGGTCGCCTTCGACGTGGCCGGCGCCGAGGTGGCCGAGGAGGTGTCCGCCTACCGCACCGGCCGGGGACTCTGCCTGGTCTACCCGCTGCCGGGCGGGCGGTGCCGCCTGTACGCGCAGGTGGCGCCGGACGAGTTCCGGGGACGCGTCGACCTGGGCGCGTGGTGCGACCGGCTGCTCGCCGACGTGCCGGCGATCCGCCCGCTGGGCGCGGCCCTGCGCGCGAGCCTGGACCGGCGCCAGCTGCTCGCGGTCTATCGGCTGCGCAGCGCGCGCCTGGCCGTGCCGGGGCTCGCGCTCGCCGGCGAGGCGGCCCACGCGGTGCACCCGATGGCGGCGCAGGGCGTCAACAGCTCCCTCGGCGACGCCGAGACGCTCGCCGCCTGCCTGGCGGCCGAGGGCGGCACGCCGGACCCGGCGGCGGTGGACCGGGCGCTGCTCGCCTTCGAGGCGGCGCGGCGGCCCCGGCTGGACCACGTCGCGACAGTCAGCCACAACGCCTCCCGCATGATCACCGCGCTGTCCGGGCTGCCGAAGCTGCTCGGCGCCCGGATGATGCGCCGCACCGCCGCCAACCCCCGCCTGCTCGGGCTCACCGCCGGAAACCTCTCCGGCACCGACGTCCGGCCGCTGTCCGCGGTCGACCGGCTGTACCAGCTCGGGCTCCTGGCCGACCGGCACGCGCACACCCCGCCGGTCCCCTCGGAAAGTGAGCGACAATGA
- a CDS encoding UbiA family prenyltransferase, translating into MSTAAAVRALRAHVETWRPYTLWYVGLVGLAGAAVAGGPHHPWVLLSAWAAPTAGWLGGHYLGDYFDRHLDAGSKPHRPIPSSRLGAGTALWCGCAWFALLGVLAVLGGWGTTLAALLAGCGIVAYSRWFKARGIAGNLVRGALGAVALVYGALAAGLAPDRASAAPVLLALAVAFWSHDAMSNLVGALRDIDGDRAGGYRTLPVGRGVPFAVRTVLALYAVAIAAAVAAGLLAGRGARTAYLVTVLVVLLTGVVALAPLVRRRGGMPVVVALRAHSVLVVERVALASAAVGLGLGFAVQLALALPMVVLTWVAQRAMRARHELGPPVAGLTLATHSRVPVEDAR; encoded by the coding sequence GTGAGCACAGCCGCCGCCGTGCGGGCACTGCGGGCCCACGTCGAGACCTGGCGGCCCTACACCCTCTGGTACGTCGGGCTCGTCGGCCTGGCCGGCGCCGCCGTGGCCGGTGGCCCGCACCATCCGTGGGTGCTGCTGTCGGCGTGGGCCGCGCCGACCGCCGGCTGGCTCGGCGGCCACTACCTCGGCGACTACTTCGACAGGCACCTGGACGCCGGCAGCAAACCGCACCGGCCCATCCCCTCCAGCCGCCTGGGCGCGGGCACCGCGCTGTGGTGCGGCTGCGCCTGGTTCGCGCTGCTCGGCGTCCTGGCCGTGCTGGGCGGGTGGGGCACCACACTGGCCGCGCTGCTGGCCGGCTGCGGCATCGTCGCGTACAGCAGGTGGTTCAAGGCCCGCGGCATCGCCGGCAACCTGGTCCGCGGCGCGCTCGGCGCGGTCGCGCTCGTCTACGGCGCGCTCGCCGCCGGCCTCGCGCCGGACCGCGCCTCGGCGGCGCCGGTGCTGCTCGCGCTCGCCGTCGCGTTCTGGTCGCACGACGCGATGTCCAACCTGGTGGGCGCGCTGCGCGACATCGACGGCGACCGCGCCGGCGGCTACCGGACACTGCCGGTGGGGCGGGGCGTGCCGTTCGCGGTGCGGACCGTGCTGGCGCTCTACGCCGTCGCGATCGCCGCCGCCGTCGCCGCCGGACTGCTCGCCGGCCGGGGCGCGCGGACCGCGTACCTGGTCACCGTGCTCGTGGTCCTGCTGACCGGCGTCGTCGCGCTGGCCCCGCTGGTGCGGCGGCGCGGCGGAATGCCGGTCGTGGTGGCGCTGCGCGCGCACTCGGTCCTGGTGGTCGAGCGGGTCGCGCTGGCCTCCGCGGCGGTCGGGCTGGGCCTCGGCTTCGCGGTGCAGCTCGCGCTCGCGCTGCCGATGGTCGTGCTGACCTGGGTCGCGCAGCGCGCCATGCGCGCCCGGCACGAACTCGGCCCGCCGGTCGCGGGCCTGACCCTCGCCACCCACAGTCGAGTACCGGTGGAGGACGCGCGATGA